In Pecten maximus chromosome 10, xPecMax1.1, whole genome shotgun sequence, one genomic interval encodes:
- the LOC117336395 gene encoding uncharacterized protein LOC117336395 isoform X2, with translation MHIYLSVLHVCNLPGVNKQVYSPVVLVSRGLSGYDVFVDRLSTITAVLVIPDHVASHSSDHEKSVFIFTVPDTDIQSLLNTSGLLKHDHITFNVVWKETYDKVRDILSQRGVSPYTEVLSSGSDVYYTENVPDVPTLPDGFSTRSLVPTDYELIISGVEYRNANYVKSVKRILAVGTVSVGVEEVKSGELVAWSLQQIYGYLGMTFVRPEFRNKGLGKYVTASLARQMIDNNGFCMAAIGGLNSISINMHIKLGFKQMNRLFYSGLFRAKQSTSYATAAIMSCS, from the exons CACATATACCTAAGCGTGTTACACGTATGTAACCTCCCTGGTGTTAACAAACAG GTCTACTCCCCGGTGGTGCTAGTGTCACGTGGACTAAGCGGATATGACGTGTTTGTTGACAGGCTTTCGACCATTACTGCTGTGCTGGTGATACCAGATCACGTGGCCTCTCAC AGTTCAGACCACGAGAAAAGTGTATTTATTTTCACCGTTCCTGACACCGACATCCAATCATTACTCAACACATCCGGGTTGTTGAAGCATGATCATATCACATTTAACG TAGTATGGAAGGAAACATATGACAAAGTAAGGGACATTCTCTCTCAACGAGGCGTCTCGCCATACACGGAAGTACTCTCCTCTGGAAGTGACGTTTACTACACAGAGAATGTTCCGGATGTTCC AACTCTACCAGATGGATTCTCTACCCGGTCCCTCGTCCCAACTGATTATGAATTGATAATTTCTGGAGTGGAGTACAGAAACGCTAATTACGTCAAAAGCGTGAAACGAATCTTGGCAGTTGGTACTGTGAGTGTGGGTGTGGAGGAGGTTAAATCAGGGGAACTGGTCGCCTGGTCGCTACAACAGATATATGGCTACCTGGGGATGACATTCGTCCGACCAGAGTTCAGGAACAAGGGCTTAGGCAAATATGTTACAGCTAGTCTCGCGAGACAGATGATCGACAATAATGGATTCTGTATGGCGGCCATAGGTGGACTGAATTCAATCTCTATAAATATGCACATAAAACTAGGATTCAAACAAATGAATCGCTTATTTTATTCAGGACTATTTCGAGCTAAGCAATCTACATCATATGCTACAGCCGCAATTATGAGCTGTTCTTGA
- the LOC117336395 gene encoding uncharacterized protein LOC117336395 isoform X1, producing the protein MAVRVPVSDLSCVITMLSGHLPDSMAVYSPVVLVSRGLSGYDVFVDRLSTITAVLVIPDHVASHSSDHEKSVFIFTVPDTDIQSLLNTSGLLKHDHITFNVVWKETYDKVRDILSQRGVSPYTEVLSSGSDVYYTENVPDVPTLPDGFSTRSLVPTDYELIISGVEYRNANYVKSVKRILAVGTVSVGVEEVKSGELVAWSLQQIYGYLGMTFVRPEFRNKGLGKYVTASLARQMIDNNGFCMAAIGGLNSISINMHIKLGFKQMNRLFYSGLFRAKQSTSYATAAIMSCS; encoded by the exons ATGGCAGTGCGGGTACCTGTTAGCGATCTGAGCTGTGTTATTACAATGCTGTCTGGTCACTTGCCCGACTCTATGGCA GTCTACTCCCCGGTGGTGCTAGTGTCACGTGGACTAAGCGGATATGACGTGTTTGTTGACAGGCTTTCGACCATTACTGCTGTGCTGGTGATACCAGATCACGTGGCCTCTCAC AGTTCAGACCACGAGAAAAGTGTATTTATTTTCACCGTTCCTGACACCGACATCCAATCATTACTCAACACATCCGGGTTGTTGAAGCATGATCATATCACATTTAACG TAGTATGGAAGGAAACATATGACAAAGTAAGGGACATTCTCTCTCAACGAGGCGTCTCGCCATACACGGAAGTACTCTCCTCTGGAAGTGACGTTTACTACACAGAGAATGTTCCGGATGTTCC AACTCTACCAGATGGATTCTCTACCCGGTCCCTCGTCCCAACTGATTATGAATTGATAATTTCTGGAGTGGAGTACAGAAACGCTAATTACGTCAAAAGCGTGAAACGAATCTTGGCAGTTGGTACTGTGAGTGTGGGTGTGGAGGAGGTTAAATCAGGGGAACTGGTCGCCTGGTCGCTACAACAGATATATGGCTACCTGGGGATGACATTCGTCCGACCAGAGTTCAGGAACAAGGGCTTAGGCAAATATGTTACAGCTAGTCTCGCGAGACAGATGATCGACAATAATGGATTCTGTATGGCGGCCATAGGTGGACTGAATTCAATCTCTATAAATATGCACATAAAACTAGGATTCAAACAAATGAATCGCTTATTTTATTCAGGACTATTTCGAGCTAAGCAATCTACATCATATGCTACAGCCGCAATTATGAGCTGTTCTTGA